A window of Anas acuta chromosome 8, bAnaAcu1.1, whole genome shotgun sequence contains these coding sequences:
- the FASLG gene encoding tumor necrosis factor ligand superfamily member 6, whose protein sequence is MQAYKSRAGSSPRAQSGPAPAVFGCHMEDHAKHVQPIPLPAMQQNLNYVYPQIFWVDGCANTSTSCPPAPPIAPFPPPVPDRRRKPKSTRERSSIGFLVISLLILMALTGVGLSMFQIFHLEKQLAELRESASTEHIPPALEKLIGQERQAAKKEVRKAAHLTGNPSQRDLPLEWEPVSGHAFTNGIQYRNQGLVINETGLYYVYSNVLFRGSICSSQMLSHVVYKTNPASPGSHVLMEDKYINYCANQKMWARKSYLGALFKLRERDSLYVNVSKISLVNFEESKTFFGLFKL, encoded by the exons ATGCAGGCATATAAAAGCAGAGCTGGGTcttcccccagggctcagtctGGGCCAGCCCCGGCAGTTTTTGGCTGCCACATGGAAGATCACGCAAAGCACGTCCAGCCCATCCCACTCCCAGCCATGCAGCAGAACTTGAACTACGTGTACCCACAAATATTTTGGGTGGACGGCTGTGCCAACACCAGTACCTCCTGCCCTCCGGCACCCCCTATTGCTCCCTTCCCACCACCGGTACCTGACAGGAGGAGAAAGCCAAAGAGCACCAGGGAAAGGAGCAGCATCGGCTTCCTGGTGATCTCCTTGCTGATCCTGATGGCCCTCACTGGAGTGGGGCTGAGCATGTTTCAGATTTTCCATCTGGAGAAGCAACTGGCAGAACTCAGAGAG TCTGCCAGCACTGAACACATCCCTCCAGCTCTGGAGAAGCTCATAG GACAGGAGAGACAGGCAGCGAAAAAGGAAGTGAGGAAAGCAGCACACTTAACAG GAAACCCATCGCAGCGGGACCTCCCTTTGGAGTGGGAGCCCGTCTCTGGCCACGCTTTCACTAATGGCATTCAGTACCGCAACCAGGGCCTCGTGATCAACGAGACTGGCCTGTACTACGTGTACTCCAACGTGCTCTTCCGAGGAAGCATCTGCAGCAGCCAGATGTTGAGCCATGTCGTCTACAAGACAAATCCGGCCTCGCCAGGCAGCCACGTGCTGATGGAGGACAAATACATCAATTACTGTGCAAATCAGAAAATGTGGGCCCGGAAAAGCTATCTGGGGGCTTTATTCAAGCTCAGGGAGAGGGACAGTCTGTATGTCAATGTCTCCAAAATCTCTCTGGTTAATTTTGAGGAATCCAAGACATTCTTTGGCTTATTCAAGCTTTAA